The Flavobacterium marginilacus genome window below encodes:
- a CDS encoding sulfatase-like hydrolase/transferase encodes MDFKQKLEKIGPKPDLILIITDEQRATQHFPLGWEEQNLQTLTFLKKNGFSFDRAFCNTCMCSPSRTTLFTGIYPAKHGVSQTLTEGGLLSPQEPTLSTSLPNIMNTLWADGYDVQYRGKWHMSKGVAPNGTKTNYEDLTAADISLYGAMGWVAPDAGEDVNPLNFGGGFANHDAKYTAEAIAYLKQVKEKRKNGHHQPYLLVLSLVNPHDVLAYPKTAGTSGYYPESWLKREVGLPDTVDEHLLLNKKPMVQEQILLNMAVSLGEINSTEDKLNYINFYASLLTKVDKEIGLFIDELYKEDSNGQRLADTAIVTFTSDHGEMGLAHGGLRQKTFVAYEEALRVPLVISNPILFDKPEEQNSMNLATLADIMPTFLELANVSNPPDGLAGTSLLPIIEDGKPIQDSILFTYDDIKAGSNSNWNIVKAANRIRCIRTENWKYAYYFDAFNAYFQQYELYDLVHDPSEYTNLAYDPDYDEVKKELAKQLHDLEIEKLRVNTPSS; translated from the coding sequence ATGGATTTTAAACAAAAACTAGAAAAAATAGGTCCAAAACCAGACCTGATTCTCATCATAACCGATGAGCAACGTGCAACCCAGCATTTTCCACTAGGATGGGAAGAGCAAAATCTCCAGACACTTACATTTCTTAAGAAAAATGGCTTTAGTTTTGACAGGGCTTTTTGCAACACCTGTATGTGTTCTCCCAGCCGTACAACTTTGTTTACAGGTATTTATCCTGCAAAACATGGTGTAAGCCAGACACTTACAGAAGGCGGTTTATTATCTCCTCAGGAACCCACACTTAGTACTTCTTTGCCTAATATAATGAATACGCTTTGGGCAGATGGCTATGATGTACAGTATCGGGGTAAATGGCACATGAGTAAAGGTGTAGCTCCAAACGGGACTAAAACGAATTATGAAGACCTTACAGCTGCCGATATTTCCTTGTACGGTGCTATGGGCTGGGTAGCTCCTGATGCGGGAGAAGATGTTAACCCTCTTAATTTTGGCGGTGGCTTTGCTAATCATGATGCTAAATATACTGCAGAAGCTATTGCATATTTGAAACAAGTAAAAGAGAAACGAAAAAATGGTCATCATCAGCCTTACCTCTTAGTATTGTCTCTTGTAAATCCGCATGATGTTCTTGCGTATCCTAAGACAGCCGGAACCTCTGGATATTATCCTGAAAGCTGGTTAAAAAGAGAGGTTGGATTGCCGGATACTGTTGATGAACATTTGCTTCTTAATAAAAAGCCAATGGTACAAGAACAGATTTTATTAAATATGGCAGTTAGTTTAGGCGAAATTAATTCTACAGAAGACAAACTAAATTACATCAATTTTTATGCATCCCTTTTGACCAAAGTAGATAAAGAGATCGGTCTTTTTATTGATGAATTATACAAAGAAGATTCAAATGGGCAAAGGTTGGCAGATACTGCTATTGTAACCTTTACATCAGATCATGGCGAAATGGGATTAGCACATGGTGGATTGCGTCAAAAAACTTTTGTAGCTTATGAAGAAGCCCTGCGTGTACCTTTAGTAATTTCAAATCCAATTTTGTTTGATAAGCCAGAAGAACAAAATTCGATGAACTTAGCCACACTTGCAGATATCATGCCCACTTTCTTAGAGTTGGCCAATGTTTCAAATCCGCCTGATGGACTTGCAGGAACCAGTTTGCTTCCGATTATTGAAGACGGAAAGCCAATACAAGACAGTATACTGTTTACTTATGATGATATAAAGGCAGGATCAAATAGTAATTGGAACATCGTAAAAGCGGCCAATCGTATTCGCTGTATCAGAACAGAAAACTGGAAATATGCCTATTATTTTGATGCCTTTAATGCTTATTTTCAGCAATATGAGCTATATGATTTAGTACATGATCCTTCAGAGTATACGAATCTTGCTTATGATCCTGACTACGATGAAGTTAAAAAGGAATTAGCGAAACAATTACATGATCTCGAAATTGAAAAAT
- a CDS encoding sulfatase-like hydrolase/transferase, with amino-acid sequence MMKTLLDMYEIFVGFFSITYILCYIVFAFLSYYAIKTYLNTQHFIPSNVLIKSNHIPGVSVIAPAFNEGATVVYNVKSLLSLTYPKYEVVLINDGSSDDTLEKLIREFELVKVDFYYEAKIPTGPVRGHYKSTNPLYSKLLVVDKENRKSKADASNTGINSTKYPLILCTDVDCILKNDAVIKLAKPFIESEKRVIATGAGIRSSNSCEVKDGFLVKVHFPKGWYPRFQELEYVRAFLFGRMALSQINSLLLVSGGLGMFDKEIVIKAGGYWHKSLGEDMELVIRMRKYMYDNKLPFLIKYIPESLCWTEVPSTKTILIRQRMRWARGLIQTLYLHRNLVFNPKYKKTAFFIMPYFIIFEFMIPIMEVVGILATILFFIFFEVNFLFFFYITSLVFIFYLILTIVSIFLDDVIYKNYANTKEIIVLILMSIIEPLFYHPVNTYASLKGYYHFIKQKEQNWGNMQRQGFSKKPEKQFNIEKKNPVSITKIKMKSHYLKYLYLTTSLIAAFWLSSLFEIYSKVSNGIEIPNIGTDICYKLINDFWSVIIISVILLPLFLLIGYIRKTFSIPFMKVFFTLIVLIQFALIKYSSTTLVNLGADLLGYSFSDMYLTVTASESISFIFFLPFIIIPLLYLGINFAFTKLDSKRPVLIIMLTLLLIAGSLKLFLPDLSDSRYENKLAFLTKDIIRLEKDKNLAGNGQKIKFKSEYPMLKPFKSTPDVLAPYFNITDEKPNIVFIIVEGLGDEFIGKNKYAGFTPYLDSMISKSLYWENFLSNGGRTYAVLSSLLGSLTYGEKGFLELNPLPSHLSVINILKANKYTTSFYSGDDSSFDRKILFLEKNGIDNITDKNKYGTGYTQTKANSEGFSWGYPDAEIFKKALIETDKIKSPRLDIIQTLTNHEPFDFPTKNEYLKKIDGIIAAHPNLSSQKENINSYKDIFACLNYTDNSIKEYMEAYAKRPDYKNTIFIITGDHRLIPIEQKDKICRFHVPLYIFSPMLKKAESFKSVSSHWDVTPSLISFLFNNYKFNKLDQTAWMGKGLDTAKEFRNSQDIPLTRNKGTIDDFIYKDYMYSGGGLYKIKENFDTEKISDDAVLNTISEKFNAFKQLNAYLTKKNKIIPKSLDLNKQQDYQFSKEEQITINKLTKGLNSDQIFITARDLAGKKDYKTARLLCDFILNELPNYTDAQILKAKTLGWEGNFKKAEEQLLIVIKNAPFYDEGYLTLMDVYWWDNQNQKTIEIGKLALSKGIKDPNIKTKMARSQEIINKSKKQK; translated from the coding sequence ATGATGAAAACACTATTAGATATGTATGAAATATTTGTTGGATTTTTTTCCATCACATATATTTTGTGCTATATAGTATTTGCTTTTTTATCCTATTATGCCATAAAAACATACCTCAACACCCAGCATTTCATTCCGTCCAACGTATTGATAAAATCGAATCACATACCTGGAGTGTCCGTAATTGCGCCTGCATTCAACGAGGGAGCAACGGTGGTTTATAATGTAAAATCACTGCTCTCACTTACTTATCCAAAATATGAAGTGGTCTTGATTAATGATGGAAGTTCCGATGATACACTAGAAAAACTGATACGCGAATTTGAGTTAGTCAAAGTCGATTTCTACTATGAAGCCAAAATCCCAACCGGGCCAGTTCGAGGGCATTACAAATCGACCAATCCACTGTATTCAAAACTTTTGGTGGTTGATAAAGAAAATAGAAAAAGCAAAGCCGATGCCTCAAATACAGGAATAAATTCAACCAAATACCCGCTGATATTATGCACCGATGTAGACTGCATCTTAAAAAATGATGCCGTAATAAAACTAGCAAAACCTTTTATTGAAAGCGAAAAAAGGGTAATTGCAACCGGAGCCGGCATCCGAAGTTCCAATTCTTGTGAAGTAAAGGATGGTTTTTTGGTAAAAGTTCATTTCCCAAAAGGCTGGTATCCGCGTTTTCAGGAACTGGAATATGTAAGAGCATTCCTGTTTGGGCGTATGGCTTTGAGCCAAATCAACAGTTTACTATTGGTTTCGGGAGGTTTAGGAATGTTTGACAAAGAAATTGTAATCAAGGCTGGCGGTTATTGGCACAAATCATTGGGTGAAGATATGGAACTCGTGATCCGAATGCGGAAATATATGTACGATAACAAACTTCCGTTTTTAATAAAATACATCCCAGAATCACTCTGCTGGACCGAAGTTCCTTCGACCAAAACCATCTTAATCCGTCAGCGGATGCGCTGGGCCAGAGGATTGATTCAAACTTTATACCTGCATCGAAATTTGGTTTTTAACCCAAAATATAAAAAAACGGCTTTCTTCATAATGCCTTATTTTATTATTTTTGAGTTTATGATTCCAATTATGGAAGTTGTTGGAATCCTTGCTACCATTCTCTTTTTCATATTTTTTGAGGTCAACTTTTTGTTCTTTTTTTATATTACATCTCTGGTTTTCATATTCTATCTGATACTCACGATTGTTTCGATTTTTCTGGATGACGTCATTTATAAAAACTACGCCAATACTAAAGAAATAATCGTTTTAATTTTAATGTCCATTATCGAACCCTTGTTTTATCATCCCGTAAACACCTATGCTTCCCTGAAAGGTTATTACCATTTTATAAAACAAAAAGAACAAAACTGGGGAAATATGCAGCGACAGGGCTTTAGTAAAAAACCTGAAAAACAATTTAATATAGAAAAGAAGAACCCAGTCTCAATAACTAAAATCAAAATGAAATCTCACTACTTAAAATACTTATATCTTACTACTTCGCTAATAGCTGCCTTTTGGCTGTCGAGTTTGTTTGAAATATATTCAAAAGTATCAAATGGGATTGAAATTCCTAATATTGGTACGGATATCTGCTACAAACTAATTAATGATTTTTGGTCTGTCATAATTATAAGTGTAATTCTTTTGCCATTATTTCTGCTAATTGGATATATACGAAAAACATTTTCCATACCATTTATGAAGGTGTTTTTTACTCTAATTGTACTCATTCAATTTGCATTGATAAAATACAGTTCTACTACGCTTGTCAACTTGGGTGCCGATTTATTAGGCTATTCATTTTCGGACATGTATCTCACGGTAACAGCATCAGAATCAATCTCTTTTATATTCTTTTTGCCATTTATTATCATTCCGCTGTTATATTTAGGAATCAATTTTGCTTTTACAAAATTAGACAGCAAACGTCCGGTTTTAATTATTATGCTGACATTACTTCTTATTGCAGGCAGTTTAAAATTATTTCTTCCTGATTTATCCGATAGCAGATATGAAAATAAATTAGCGTTTCTAACAAAGGATATTATTCGGCTTGAAAAAGATAAAAACTTAGCCGGCAATGGACAGAAAATCAAATTCAAATCGGAATATCCAATGCTGAAACCTTTCAAATCGACACCAGATGTTTTGGCTCCTTATTTTAACATTACCGATGAAAAACCAAACATTGTTTTTATTATCGTTGAAGGTTTAGGAGATGAATTTATTGGTAAAAATAAATACGCAGGATTCACCCCTTATTTGGATTCAATGATTTCAAAATCATTATATTGGGAAAATTTTTTAAGCAACGGAGGAAGGACTTACGCTGTCCTTTCATCATTATTGGGTTCACTAACCTATGGCGAAAAAGGATTTTTGGAACTAAATCCGCTGCCTTCACATTTGTCTGTAATAAATATACTGAAAGCCAATAAATACACCACCTCTTTCTATTCTGGCGATGATTCCAGTTTTGATAGAAAAATTCTTTTTTTAGAGAAAAACGGTATTGATAATATAACCGATAAAAATAAGTATGGTACTGGATATACTCAAACCAAAGCAAATTCTGAAGGTTTCTCCTGGGGATATCCTGATGCCGAAATTTTCAAGAAAGCATTGATCGAAACTGATAAAATAAAATCACCCCGACTGGATATTATACAGACACTTACCAATCACGAACCTTTTGATTTCCCGACAAAAAATGAATATTTGAAAAAAATTGACGGCATAATTGCTGCGCATCCAAATCTCAGCTCTCAAAAAGAAAATATCAATTCTTATAAAGACATTTTTGCCTGTTTGAATTATACCGATAATTCAATCAAAGAATATATGGAAGCCTATGCCAAAAGACCCGATTATAAAAATACGATCTTTATAATTACCGGCGACCACCGTTTGATACCGATTGAACAAAAAGATAAAATATGCCGTTTTCACGTGCCTTTATATATTTTCAGCCCAATGCTCAAGAAGGCTGAATCTTTTAAATCGGTTTCTTCACACTGGGACGTTACGCCAAGTTTGATCTCTTTTTTATTTAATAATTACAAATTCAACAAACTGGATCAAACTGCCTGGATGGGTAAAGGACTTGACACTGCAAAAGAATTTAGAAATTCCCAAGACATTCCTTTGACTCGAAACAAAGGAACTATTGATGATTTCATTTACAAAGATTACATGTATTCAGGAGGCGGACTGTACAAAATAAAAGAGAACTTTGATACCGAAAAAATCAGTGATGATGCTGTTTTAAACACAATATCTGAAAAATTTAATGCTTTCAAACAACTGAATGCCTACTTAACAAAGAAAAATAAAATCATTCCAAAATCATTGGATTTAAACAAGCAGCAAGATTATCAGTTTTCAAAAGAAGAGCAGATCACTATTAATAAATTGACAAAAGGGCTGAATAGTGACCAAATTTTCATAACCGCCAGAGATTTGGCTGGCAAAAAAGACTACAAAACAGCTCGGTTACTTTGCGATTTTATACTCAATGAACTGCCTAATTATACTGATGCACAAATATTAAAAGCCAAAACATTGGGCTGGGAAGGAAACTTTAAAAAAGCAGAAGAACAATTGCTTATTGTAATCAAAAATGCGCCATTTTATGACGAGGGTTATTTAACTTTGATGGATGTCTATTGGTGGGACAATCAAAACCAAAAAACCATAGAAATAGGTAAACTTGCATTATCAAAAGGCATAAAAGACCCTAATATCAAGACAAAAATGGCAAGGTCTCAAGAAATAATAAACAAATCAAAAAAACAAAAGTAG
- a CDS encoding TIGR02757 family protein, whose translation MTKTELKSFLEEKVIQYNTLDFIDSDPVQIPHLFSLKEDIEIAGFLSATIAWGNRKMIIKNSHRMMELMGNSPYDFVMSHTENDLEQLESFVHRTFNGQDFVSFIKGLQHIYKNHDGLESVFEKYRETDSMQKSISEFKKIFFEIQHQNRAQKHISDPMNGSAAKRINMYLRWMCRQDNKGVDLGIWKNISPSLLSCPLDVHSGNVARKLGLLTRKQNDGKALSELDVKLRELDPNDPVKYDFALFGLGVFEGF comes from the coding sequence ATGACTAAAACCGAACTCAAATCCTTCCTTGAAGAAAAAGTCATTCAATACAATACGCTTGATTTTATTGATAGCGACCCTGTCCAGATTCCGCATTTGTTTTCTCTAAAAGAAGATATCGAAATTGCTGGTTTTTTGAGTGCAACTATTGCTTGGGGCAACCGCAAAATGATTATAAAAAACTCCCATAGAATGATGGAACTGATGGGGAATTCTCCTTATGATTTTGTGATGTCACATACCGAAAATGATCTGGAACAGCTGGAATCATTTGTACACAGAACCTTCAACGGGCAGGATTTTGTTAGTTTTATAAAAGGATTACAGCACATTTATAAAAACCATGACGGTTTAGAATCCGTTTTCGAAAAATACAGGGAAACCGATTCTATGCAAAAAAGCATTTCTGAATTCAAGAAAATATTCTTCGAAATCCAGCATCAAAACCGAGCCCAAAAACACATCTCAGACCCAATGAACGGTTCTGCGGCTAAGAGGATTAACATGTACCTTCGGTGGATGTGCCGTCAGGACAATAAAGGTGTAGATTTAGGAATCTGGAAAAACATTTCGCCCTCACTCCTGTCATGTCCTCTCGACGTGCATTCCGGAAATGTTGCTAGAAAACTAGGCTTATTAACCCGAAAACAAAACGATGGAAAAGCATTATCCGAATTGGATGTAAAATTACGGGAACTAGATCCAAATGATCCAGTTAAATATGACTTTGCTTTATTTGGATTGGGCGTGTTTGAGGGATTTTAA
- a CDS encoding HEAT repeat domain-containing protein yields the protein MDVLIYYFVLIVLSVLICGFILLISVLIINRFRYDLFKPKFDAVKSDIGSFLTKMIFSPFDEAQFKAEIEQFKKTIPFEKKWCRKLILNEIIFLKLNLKGEVTNTFHFLYEQFDLFEYTKRLLNSHWFYLKCSGMYQLESLEYKKGISYVTPFLNHKNRDVKSSAFLSLISLEPDKLETLINFSHQITIAEEINIMDILHQKKTKMPANLDQWIISDNDTIIKLGLKLMMFYNYTNKNKTIIQLLKHPNKSVRFEAIAAVNFLYIYEAENVLIERFQSEDTQNKLEIFNALSIIGAADSENFISQLLKNKTDENIKLEAVYCLNKINSNYFENHFLDNEDVLQMVKHVKTPYL from the coding sequence ATGGATGTATTAATATATTATTTTGTCCTAATCGTTTTATCCGTATTGATATGTGGATTTATTCTATTAATATCTGTATTAATCATCAATAGGTTTCGATACGATTTATTCAAACCAAAATTTGATGCCGTCAAAAGCGACATAGGCAGTTTTCTAACCAAAATGATTTTTTCTCCTTTTGACGAAGCACAGTTTAAAGCCGAAATTGAACAGTTCAAAAAAACAATTCCTTTTGAAAAAAAATGGTGCAGAAAATTAATCCTTAATGAAATTATTTTTTTGAAACTGAATTTAAAAGGTGAAGTAACCAACACTTTCCATTTTTTATATGAACAGTTTGATTTATTTGAATATACCAAAAGACTCTTGAACAGCCATTGGTTTTATTTAAAATGTTCTGGAATGTACCAGCTGGAATCTTTGGAATACAAAAAAGGAATTTCATACGTCACACCTTTTCTAAACCATAAAAACAGAGATGTAAAATCAAGTGCTTTTCTATCGCTAATATCATTGGAACCGGATAAACTGGAAACTCTAATCAATTTTTCGCATCAGATCACGATTGCCGAAGAGATAAACATAATGGATATTTTACATCAGAAAAAAACAAAAATGCCAGCCAATTTGGATCAATGGATTATTTCGGATAATGACACCATCATAAAATTAGGACTTAAACTAATGATGTTTTACAATTACACGAATAAGAATAAAACCATAATTCAATTATTAAAGCATCCAAATAAATCGGTGCGTTTTGAAGCTATTGCTGCTGTTAACTTTTTATACATTTATGAAGCTGAAAACGTTTTGATTGAACGGTTTCAAAGCGAAGATACCCAAAACAAATTAGAAATTTTCAATGCTCTTTCCATTATTGGAGCCGCCGATTCTGAGAATTTCATTTCACAGTTATTAAAAAATAAAACAGACGAAAATATCAAACTGGAAGCGGTATATTGTCTCAATAAAATAAACAGTAATTATTTTGAAAATCACTTTTTGGATAACGAAGATGTACTGCAAATGGTAAAACACGTAAAAACCCCTTATTTATAA
- a CDS encoding ABC transporter ATP-binding protein → MIHAKNIHKFYDQLEVLKGVDLHIKKGEIVSIVGASGAGKTTLLQILGTLDKPSIPLTPKEGTEIDKNAISLSINGEDILKMNDKSLSRFRNLNLGFIFQFHQLLPEFTALENVCIPAFIANKSKTETEKEAIKLLEYLGLAHRINHKPNELSGGEQQRVAVARALINKPDVIFADEPSGNLDTHSAENLHQLFFQLRDEFGQTFVIVTHNEELANMADRKLVMVDGQISNP, encoded by the coding sequence ATGATACACGCAAAAAATATACATAAGTTTTACGATCAGCTTGAAGTATTAAAAGGAGTAGATTTACATATTAAAAAAGGCGAAATTGTTTCTATTGTTGGAGCTTCAGGTGCAGGAAAGACGACACTATTGCAAATATTGGGAACACTTGACAAACCAAGTATTCCGTTAACTCCAAAAGAAGGAACTGAAATCGATAAAAACGCCATTTCATTAAGTATAAATGGTGAAGACATCCTAAAAATGAACGACAAATCATTGTCCAGGTTTAGAAATTTGAATTTGGGGTTTATTTTTCAGTTTCACCAGTTACTGCCTGAATTTACTGCATTAGAAAATGTGTGCATCCCTGCTTTTATTGCCAATAAATCCAAAACCGAAACCGAGAAAGAAGCCATAAAACTTCTAGAATATTTAGGTTTGGCTCACAGAATAAACCACAAACCAAACGAACTTTCGGGAGGAGAACAGCAGCGCGTAGCTGTGGCAAGAGCATTAATCAATAAACCCGATGTTATCTTTGCCGATGAGCCTTCTGGAAATTTAGACACCCATTCTGCCGAAAATCTGCATCAATTATTTTTTCAGCTTCGGGATGAATTCGGACAGACATTTGTCATAGTAACTCACAATGAAGAATTGGCCAATATGGCTGATAGAAAATTAGTTATGGTTGATGGTCAAATCAGCAATCCATAG
- a CDS encoding YaiO family outer membrane beta-barrel protein has translation MSNHIKSEYKNFRKIYIFLIVTLFSGTFLMIGQEKAFKGDPDVSFKTARDLAFSKNRKQAQDTLLHILTKYPDYHDVREFLASTYAWDGNYEKARAEFQKILGKDSKRKTTWAAAIKNEMWADNPFLALKLSQKALKHFPKDTEILNLQKSAQESTMLPTVAAGAVQTISSKIPNDSIPKETKSNLEKTVRNNTIGVSSEIDIYSEVYDPMIYNAIKYGRQTKYGSIIARANIDRRLGEYGTQFEVDLYPKIAKGMYAYLNFGVSGSDLFPDYRYGAEIFKSLPKSFEASIGLRALQYDTTTMIYTGSVTWYNGNNYWSFRPYFTPGDNGLSTSGTLSFRKYRSDADNYFGINAGIGISPELNQNYFYANDKRIVNLKSQKLNVGYYFSTSNKQNAWGAQLGIIHQEIPFDQGNFFWISTLSLSWEIRFR, from the coding sequence ATGAGTAATCATATAAAAAGCGAATATAAAAATTTTCGGAAAATTTATATTTTTCTTATTGTAACGTTATTTTCAGGCACGTTTTTAATGATTGGACAAGAAAAAGCATTCAAAGGCGACCCCGATGTGTCGTTTAAAACGGCTCGTGATCTGGCTTTCAGTAAAAATCGAAAGCAGGCACAAGACACACTGCTCCATATCCTGACAAAATATCCCGATTATCATGATGTACGTGAATTTTTAGCCTCTACTTATGCTTGGGATGGAAATTATGAAAAAGCAAGGGCCGAATTTCAAAAAATTTTAGGAAAAGATTCAAAAAGAAAAACCACATGGGCAGCAGCCATTAAAAATGAAATGTGGGCAGACAATCCTTTTCTTGCTTTAAAGTTATCCCAAAAAGCATTGAAACATTTCCCAAAAGATACAGAAATACTGAACCTGCAAAAAAGTGCTCAAGAAAGCACCATGCTTCCTACTGTTGCCGCTGGCGCAGTACAAACGATATCAAGTAAGATTCCAAACGATTCTATACCCAAGGAAACTAAATCGAATTTAGAAAAGACAGTTCGAAATAATACAATCGGTGTTTCTTCTGAAATCGATATTTACTCGGAAGTGTATGATCCTATGATTTACAATGCTATAAAATATGGACGGCAAACCAAGTACGGAAGTATCATTGCCAGAGCAAATATCGACAGAAGACTTGGTGAATACGGGACTCAGTTCGAGGTAGATTTATATCCAAAAATTGCAAAAGGAATGTACGCCTATTTAAACTTTGGTGTATCAGGTTCGGATTTATTTCCTGATTATAGATATGGCGCCGAAATTTTTAAATCGCTTCCCAAAAGTTTTGAAGCTTCTATAGGACTTAGAGCATTACAATACGACACGACCACTATGATTTATACAGGTTCTGTAACTTGGTACAACGGGAATAACTATTGGTCCTTTCGTCCTTATTTTACTCCCGGGGACAACGGTTTAAGCACTTCAGGAACACTTTCGTTCAGAAAATACAGAAGTGATGCTGATAATTATTTCGGAATCAATGCCGGAATTGGAATTTCACCAGAACTTAATCAGAATTATTTCTATGCAAATGATAAACGAATTGTGAATCTTAAATCCCAAAAACTGAATGTTGGGTATTACTTTTCTACCAGCAATAAACAAAATGCATGGGGAGCACAGCTTGGAATTATTCATCAGGAAATTCCATTCGACCAAGGCAATTTTTTCTGGATTTCGACGCTTTCATTGTCATGGGAAATCCGATTTAGGTAA